A stretch of Alkalicella caledoniensis DNA encodes these proteins:
- a CDS encoding glycosyltransferase family 2 protein translates to MSNTITCIIPAYNEEKTIGSILDTLKKVEMVDNIIVVSDGSVDRTAEIGLSKGVKVIDLKENKGKGGAMQAGLDSTDADIILFLDADLIGLTPTHVDSLLEPVVKGNALMTLGVFTSGRRTTDLAQKVAPYLSGQRAIKRQLLNQISDLEVSRFGVELALTRFVEKKEVGVEVVQLPDMSHVMKEEKLGLVKGFVARLKMYWEIVNYFLKNPS, encoded by the coding sequence ATGAGTAATACCATTACTTGCATCATACCAGCATATAACGAAGAAAAAACCATTGGTAGTATTTTAGATACCCTAAAAAAAGTTGAAATGGTTGATAATATCATAGTTGTAAGTGATGGTTCCGTGGATAGAACTGCTGAGATTGGCTTAAGTAAAGGTGTAAAAGTTATTGACCTTAAGGAAAACAAAGGAAAAGGCGGAGCCATGCAAGCAGGACTTGATTCAACGGATGCAGATATAATACTTTTCCTAGATGCTGATTTAATAGGTCTTACACCAACACATGTGGATAGTTTATTAGAACCTGTTGTTAAAGGTAATGCCCTAATGACCCTAGGTGTGTTCACAAGCGGAAGAAGGACAACTGACCTTGCTCAAAAAGTCGCACCATATCTTTCAGGTCAAAGGGCAATAAAAAGACAACTACTAAATCAAATTTCTGACTTAGAAGTAAGTCGTTTTGGTGTAGAACTAGCCCTTACAAGGTTCGTGGAAAAAAAAGAAGTAGGGGTTGAGGTTGTACAACTCCCAGATATGAGCCATGTCATGAAGGAAGAAAAGCTAGGCCTTGTTAAGGGCTTTGTTGCAAGGTTAAAAATGTACTGGGAAATTGTAAATTATTTCCTAAAAAATCCTAGCTAA
- the pyrH gene encoding UMP kinase, whose protein sequence is MHLIRRIIIGGTKVSKYKRIILKLSGEALAGDQGYGIDNEMLKIIAKQIKEVKDIGVEIAIVVGGGNIWRGATASHKGMERATADYMGMLATTMNSLALQDALESIGVITRAQTAIEMRQIAEPYIRRRAINHLSKGRVVIFAAGTGNPYFSTDTTAALRAAEIGAETILLAKGKVDGVYDSDPLTNHDAQKFDELSYIEVLQRGLGVMDSTATSLCMDNNIPLIVFALSEEGNIKRAVMGEKIGTIIRGDKNA, encoded by the coding sequence ATGCATCTTATACGTAGAATAATTATAGGGGGGACCAAAGTGTCAAAATATAAAAGAATAATACTTAAGCTAAGTGGCGAAGCCCTAGCAGGTGACCAAGGTTATGGTATTGATAATGAAATGCTTAAAATAATTGCTAAACAAATAAAAGAAGTAAAAGATATTGGTGTGGAGATTGCTATCGTAGTAGGTGGAGGAAATATATGGCGTGGTGCAACGGCTAGCCATAAGGGTATGGAAAGGGCTACAGCAGACTATATGGGCATGCTTGCAACAACCATGAACTCACTGGCACTACAGGATGCTTTAGAATCAATAGGAGTTATTACAAGGGCGCAGACAGCCATTGAAATGCGTCAAATAGCTGAACCATACATAAGAAGGCGTGCTATTAACCATCTCTCAAAGGGTAGAGTAGTTATTTTTGCTGCAGGTACAGGAAACCCCTACTTCTCAACTGACACCACAGCTGCATTAAGGGCTGCAGAAATAGGTGCCGAAACAATTCTTTTGGCAAAAGGGAAAGTAGATGGCGTTTATGACAGTGACCCACTAACTAACCATGATGCACAAAAATTTGATGAACTAAGCTATATTGAAGTATTACAAAGAGGGCTTGGTGTAATGGACTCCACAGCAACTTCTCTTTGCATGGATAATAATATTCCTCTTATCGTCTTTGCATTATCTGAAGAAGGTAATATTAAAAGGGCGGTAATGGGAGAAAAAATAGGAACAATAATCAGGGGGGATAAAAATGCTTAA
- a CDS encoding proline--tRNA ligase, which translates to MRTSKYFMPTLREVSSEAETISHQLMLRAGLIRKQAAGIYTYLPLGFKVLKKIENIVRQEMEKSGCVEILASAMQNSELWQESGRWSEYGAEMFRLKDRHNRDFCLGPTHEEIFTDLMRNNVNSYRQLPLTLFQIQTKYRDERRPRFGVIRSREFIMKDAYSFDLDEAGLDLSYEEMYKGYKRIFDRCSLKYQVVEADTGAIGGSSSHEFMVISEVGEDDLVFCEKCGYSANVETAISKERSFADLTEDAISGKKEKVYTPDVTTIRDVADFLKTSSEKILKAVLYTDEKGRVYMCLLPGDREVNEIKLKKLLGLKEIELATEEQIKEITGSKPGFSGPIGLKKEIFIVADSEIKSMKNFVVGANEENHHIINCNNSDFNINVYGDLKTVINADMCHNCSGNLSSSKGIEVGHIFKLGTKYSESLNAKYLDNNGKEKPMVMGCYGIGVTRTLAAIIEQNNDENGILWPLNLAPFEVAVIPVNTKNETQTKLAEEIYQTLKENRIDAILDDRNERVGVKFKDMDLIGIPLKIVIGKNAAENKVEVKFRDKDEAQIVEVSEILKIVQDYYTN; encoded by the coding sequence ATGAGAACATCTAAATATTTTATGCCAACACTGAGGGAGGTCTCCTCAGAGGCAGAGACAATCAGTCACCAGCTAATGTTAAGGGCGGGGCTAATAAGGAAGCAAGCGGCAGGGATTTACACTTACTTACCCCTTGGATTTAAGGTTTTAAAGAAAATTGAAAACATAGTCCGACAGGAAATGGAAAAAAGTGGATGCGTTGAAATATTAGCTTCTGCTATGCAAAACTCTGAACTGTGGCAAGAGTCGGGACGTTGGTCTGAGTACGGAGCAGAAATGTTTCGTTTAAAAGATAGGCATAACAGGGATTTTTGTTTAGGTCCCACCCATGAAGAGATTTTTACTGACTTAATGAGAAATAATGTAAACTCATACAGACAACTTCCACTAACGTTATTTCAAATTCAGACAAAATATCGTGATGAGAGAAGGCCAAGGTTTGGTGTTATCAGAAGTAGAGAATTTATTATGAAAGATGCATATAGCTTTGATTTAGATGAGGCAGGATTAGACCTAAGCTATGAAGAAATGTATAAAGGATATAAAAGAATATTTGATAGATGTAGTCTTAAATATCAAGTGGTTGAGGCAGATACAGGAGCTATAGGAGGTAGTTCATCCCACGAGTTTATGGTAATAAGTGAAGTAGGAGAGGACGACTTAGTTTTCTGTGAAAAATGTGGTTACTCTGCAAACGTTGAAACAGCCATCTCTAAAGAAAGATCATTTGCAGATCTAACTGAAGATGCCATAAGTGGTAAAAAAGAAAAAGTATACACTCCAGATGTTACTACAATAAGAGATGTTGCAGATTTTCTGAAAACAAGCAGTGAGAAAATTTTAAAAGCTGTTCTATACACAGATGAAAAAGGCCGAGTTTATATGTGCCTTCTACCAGGTGATAGGGAAGTAAATGAAATTAAACTTAAAAAATTATTAGGTTTAAAAGAAATAGAACTTGCAACAGAAGAGCAAATTAAAGAGATTACTGGCTCGAAACCTGGTTTTTCAGGACCAATAGGCCTAAAAAAAGAAATTTTCATAGTTGCAGATAGTGAGATCAAATCAATGAAGAATTTTGTGGTGGGAGCCAATGAAGAAAATCACCATATTATTAATTGTAATAATAGTGACTTTAACATAAATGTCTATGGGGATTTAAAGACAGTAATAAACGCAGATATGTGCCATAACTGTAGCGGTAACTTAAGTAGTTCTAAAGGTATAGAAGTAGGGCATATCTTTAAACTAGGAACAAAATACTCTGAAAGTCTTAACGCTAAGTATCTAGATAATAATGGAAAAGAAAAACCCATGGTTATGGGTTGCTATGGAATAGGTGTTACCAGAACCCTAGCCGCAATTATTGAGCAAAACAACGATGAAAACGGTATTTTATGGCCACTGAACTTAGCACCCTTTGAAGTGGCTGTTATTCCTGTAAACACAAAGAATGAAACCCAAACAAAACTTGCAGAGGAAATTTACCAAACATTAAAGGAAAATAGAATTGACGCCATTTTGGACGATAGAAATGAAAGAGTTGGAGTTAAATTTAAAGATATGGATTTAATAGGTATTCCCCTGAAAATAGTAATAGGAAAAAATGCAGCAGAAAACAAAGTAGAAGTAAAGTTTAGGGACAAAGACGAGGCTCAAATTGTAGAAGTGTCTGAAATACTAAAAATAGTACAGGACTATTACACCAATTAA
- the rpsB gene encoding 30S ribosomal protein S2, with translation MAIISMKQLLEAGVHFGHQTRRWNPKMAPYIFTERNGIYVIDLQKTVGKIDEAYNFVKEVASEGGKILFVGTKKQAQEAVASEAARAGMFHVNQRWLGGMLTNFDTIGKRVKRLRELEKMEEEGTFEVLPKKEVIKLRLEMEKLNKYLAGIKDMPGIPDAIFIVDPRKERIAVAEAKKLGIPIIAIVDTNCDPDEIDYVIPGNDDAIRAVSLITSKIADAILEGNQGVQE, from the coding sequence TTGGCTATTATTTCAATGAAACAATTACTTGAAGCTGGTGTTCATTTCGGACATCAAACCCGTCGTTGGAACCCTAAGATGGCTCCTTACATTTTCACTGAAAGAAACGGAATTTACGTTATTGACCTACAAAAGACTGTAGGTAAAATCGACGAAGCGTATAACTTTGTTAAAGAAGTTGCTTCTGAAGGTGGTAAAATCCTTTTTGTTGGTACTAAAAAACAAGCTCAAGAGGCAGTTGCTTCTGAAGCTGCTCGCGCTGGTATGTTCCATGTAAACCAAAGATGGTTAGGTGGAATGTTGACTAACTTTGATACTATTGGTAAAAGAGTTAAAAGACTAAGGGAGCTTGAGAAAATGGAAGAAGAAGGGACTTTTGAAGTTCTTCCAAAGAAAGAAGTAATTAAACTTCGCCTAGAAATGGAAAAGCTTAACAAGTACTTAGCTGGTATTAAAGATATGCCAGGCATTCCTGATGCGATTTTTATCGTAGATCCAAGGAAAGAAAGAATCGCTGTGGCTGAAGCTAAAAAATTGGGTATCCCAATCATAGCAATCGTAGATACTAACTGCGATCCAGATGAAATTGATTACGTAATACCTGGTAATGACGACGCTATCCGTGCTGTTAGCCTAATTACTTCGAAAATTGCCGACGCTATTTTAGAAGGCAACCAAGGAGTACAAGAATAA
- a CDS encoding DUF6115 domain-containing protein, with product MLNDILLAIGITTVIIGIFITVREKSSEQSYNNQNNYSEIEQLHHEISYSLKNILNDSLNQIELKTEHAIQSIELKVAALKHESEENKESTRTKNKLITKHKDIYDLYTEGLSPREIAIKLNRGVGEVETIVSLLKLERDK from the coding sequence ATGCTAAACGATATACTGCTTGCAATTGGTATAACTACTGTAATCATAGGAATATTCATAACGGTCAGGGAAAAGAGTTCGGAACAAAGCTATAATAATCAAAACAATTATAGTGAAATAGAACAATTACATCATGAAATATCTTACTCTTTAAAAAATATCCTTAATGACTCTTTAAATCAAATTGAGTTAAAAACAGAGCATGCTATTCAAAGCATAGAACTTAAAGTAGCTGCACTTAAACATGAATCTGAAGAAAATAAAGAATCTACTAGGACTAAGAATAAACTGATTACAAAACATAAAGATATTTATGATTTGTACACAGAAGGTTTGTCGCCAAGGGAAATCGCCATTAAACTTAACCGTGGAGTAGGTGAAGTGGAGACGATAGTTTCACTTCTAAAGCTAGAGAGGGATAAATAA
- the tsf gene encoding translation elongation factor Ts — protein sequence MVSAQMVKELREKTGAGMMDCKKALTEKNGDMEKAAEYLREKGLAAAAKKSGRIAAEGLVEAYIHGGKIGVLVEVNCETDFVAKNEEFQQLAKDIAMHIAASNPLYISKEEVPAEVVEKEKQILMAQAINEGKPANIAEKMVLGRVEKYYKEICLLEQTFVKNPDVTIQQLLNEKIAKIGENMSIRRFTRFNLGEGIEKKVENFAEEVMKASQVK from the coding sequence ATGGTATCTGCACAAATGGTAAAAGAATTAAGAGAAAAAACTGGTGCGGGAATGATGGACTGCAAAAAAGCTTTAACTGAAAAGAACGGTGACATGGAAAAGGCAGCTGAATACTTACGTGAAAAAGGACTAGCTGCTGCTGCTAAGAAATCTGGCAGAATTGCTGCTGAAGGTCTTGTTGAAGCTTACATACATGGTGGGAAAATTGGTGTTCTTGTTGAAGTAAACTGTGAAACTGACTTTGTTGCTAAAAACGAAGAATTCCAACAACTTGCTAAAGACATTGCTATGCACATAGCGGCTTCTAACCCTCTATATATTAGTAAGGAAGAAGTTCCTGCAGAAGTTGTAGAAAAAGAAAAGCAAATTCTTATGGCTCAGGCTATCAATGAAGGCAAACCAGCTAATATCGCTGAAAAAATGGTACTAGGTAGAGTTGAAAAATACTATAAAGAAATCTGTCTGCTAGAACAAACATTCGTAAAAAACCCAGATGTAACTATTCAACAGTTATTAAATGAGAAAATAGCTAAAATCGGAGAAAATATGTCCATCCGTAGGTTCACTAGATTTAACCTTGGCGAAGGAATCGAGAAAAAAGTAGAAAACTTCGCTGAAGAAGTTATGAAGGCATCACAAGTTAAATAA
- the rseP gene encoding RIP metalloprotease RseP: protein MTILIAIIVFGLLILVHELGHFLTAKAVGMKVEEFAIGFGPAIIKFKKGETLYGIRIFPLGGYVKVLGEEGKDVESEDSYQSKTVLQRFLFVFAGAFMNFVLAVVIFMIIFLAVGVPADIPEIGSVAEQGIADIAGFRKGDHVLEIDGEPVKTWTELVEQISTSPGEELDFRISRNGQIINLQVTPRFDDQTERGMIGIGSPTKTVALFEGVKASFRETLSVATLIVESLQMLFRGKASTSDIAGPVGIVVMVGESARHGLSSLLYLTALLSVNLGILNLLPVPALDGSRLVFLLIEAVRGKPIDPEKEGLVHIIGFGLLLLLMVFILYNDIINFIIP from the coding sequence ATGACTATCCTTATAGCAATTATTGTTTTTGGATTATTGATTCTAGTCCATGAACTAGGGCACTTTTTAACAGCAAAGGCAGTTGGAATGAAAGTTGAAGAGTTTGCCATAGGCTTTGGTCCAGCTATTATTAAATTTAAAAAAGGTGAAACATTGTATGGTATAAGAATATTTCCCCTTGGTGGATATGTTAAGGTCCTTGGCGAGGAAGGTAAAGACGTAGAAAGTGAAGATAGTTACCAGTCAAAAACAGTACTACAAAGATTCTTGTTTGTTTTTGCTGGGGCTTTTATGAATTTTGTACTGGCAGTTGTTATTTTCATGATAATCTTTCTTGCTGTGGGTGTCCCTGCTGATATACCTGAAATAGGATCTGTGGCAGAGCAGGGAATAGCAGATATAGCAGGTTTTAGGAAAGGTGATCATGTTTTAGAGATAGATGGGGAGCCAGTCAAAACATGGACTGAACTAGTTGAACAAATTAGCACTTCACCTGGTGAAGAGTTGGATTTTAGGATATCAAGAAATGGTCAGATTATCAATCTGCAAGTAACTCCGCGATTTGATGATCAAACTGAGCGTGGTATGATAGGTATTGGATCGCCCACTAAGACCGTGGCATTATTTGAAGGGGTTAAAGCTAGTTTTCGAGAAACACTTTCTGTTGCAACTTTAATTGTTGAAAGTCTTCAAATGCTTTTTAGAGGTAAGGCTTCAACAAGTGATATTGCTGGGCCCGTTGGGATAGTTGTTATGGTAGGGGAATCTGCAAGGCATGGTTTATCATCGTTACTTTACCTTACAGCTTTGTTAAGTGTAAACCTAGGGATTCTTAACCTGCTTCCTGTTCCAGCCCTAGATGGTAGTAGACTAGTTTTTCTTCTAATTGAGGCAGTTAGGGGTAAACCCATTGACCCAGAAAAAGAAGGATTAGTACATATTATTGGATTTGGACTATTATTACTTCTGATGGTCTTCATTTTGTACAATGATATTATAAACTTTATAATACCTTAG
- a CDS encoding 1-deoxy-D-xylulose-5-phosphate reductoisomerase: MNIGILGSTGSVGSQTLDVVEHSPHIKVYSLVANSNYAVMEQQCRKFQPKLVAMYDEHAAKKLKALLSDTRIKVTSGLDGIIEACCQGEVDLVVSSIVGKAGLIPTYQAILHKKQIALANKETLVIAGHIITDAAKENKVDLLPVDSEHSAIFQCLQGNHIKDINKIILTASGGPFRGKDLDFLRNVTVEDTLKHPNWSMGKKITVDSATLINKGLEAIEAKWLFDTSLEKVEVVIHPQSIIHSAVEYIDGNVIAHLSPPDMKYAIQYALNYPKRLKNNFQKLNIFEHTLSFEKPNLDVFQGLNLCIESGIRGGNAPVVLNAANEVAVDYFLKGKIKFLEIPQVISETLEKHKFLVKPSLDEILEFDQWARITAKEQIERKGVI, translated from the coding sequence ATGAACATAGGGATTCTTGGTTCAACAGGATCAGTTGGAAGTCAAACATTGGACGTAGTAGAACATAGTCCTCACATAAAAGTATATAGTCTAGTTGCCAATAGTAACTATGCAGTCATGGAACAACAGTGTCGAAAATTTCAACCGAAGCTTGTAGCTATGTATGATGAGCATGCAGCAAAAAAATTAAAAGCTTTATTATCTGATACAAGAATAAAAGTAACCTCAGGCTTAGATGGAATAATAGAAGCTTGCTGTCAAGGGGAAGTTGATCTTGTTGTTTCTTCAATTGTGGGAAAAGCTGGGCTTATACCAACATATCAGGCCATATTACATAAGAAGCAAATAGCTTTAGCAAATAAAGAAACATTAGTAATTGCCGGTCACATAATAACAGATGCAGCTAAAGAGAATAAAGTGGATCTTTTACCAGTGGACAGCGAACACTCAGCAATCTTCCAATGTTTACAGGGAAACCATATTAAGGACATAAATAAAATTATCCTAACGGCTTCAGGAGGTCCTTTTAGGGGTAAAGACCTTGATTTTTTAAGGAATGTAACTGTTGAAGATACACTTAAACATCCAAACTGGAGTATGGGAAAGAAAATCACTGTGGACTCAGCTACCCTAATAAACAAAGGGCTAGAGGCCATCGAAGCTAAGTGGTTATTTGACACTTCCTTAGAGAAAGTGGAGGTTGTAATTCATCCACAAAGTATCATTCATTCTGCAGTTGAATACATAGATGGAAATGTTATAGCTCATTTAAGTCCCCCTGATATGAAATACGCGATCCAATATGCATTAAATTATCCTAAGCGGCTTAAAAATAATTTTCAAAAATTGAATATTTTTGAGCACACACTGAGCTTTGAAAAACCAAACTTGGATGTATTTCAAGGTTTAAATCTCTGTATAGAGTCAGGTATAAGGGGTGGAAATGCTCCTGTTGTACTTAATGCAGCTAATGAAGTGGCTGTTGATTATTTCTTAAAGGGCAAAATTAAGTTTTTAGAAATACCTCAAGTTATATCTGAAACACTTGAGAAACATAAGTTCTTAGTAAAGCCTAGTTTAGATGAAATTTTGGAATTTGATCAGTGGGCAAGAATTACGGCTAAGGAGCAAATTGAGAGAAAGGGTGTTATCTAA
- the ispG gene encoding flavodoxin-dependent (E)-4-hydroxy-3-methylbut-2-enyl-diphosphate synthase has product MLNNRKTTREIHVGSIKIGNKHPIVIQSMTNTKTENVEETVKQIKDLQDKGCQIVRIAVPTLAAAKNIAQIKSQVNIPLVADIHFDYKLALVAMENGIDKVRINPGNIGSKENIIKVVTLAKEKGIPIRIGINGGSLPKDILEKYDNRPSAEAMVDAALREVALLEELDFKDICISIKSSDVLETIKGYTLLSEKVDYPLHLGITEAGLKDVGTVKSSIGLGVLLYNGIGDTIRVSLTGDPTQEIDVAYNILKSLKLPISIQRSEVISCPTCGRCDVGLENLAIQVTERLKEFKTPIKVAVMGCVVNGPGEAKECDYGIAGGKGKGVIFKKGSILKTVPEEHLVEELFAIVKGDFLDK; this is encoded by the coding sequence ATGTTAAATAACAGAAAAACAACCCGTGAAATCCATGTGGGTTCAATCAAAATAGGTAACAAACATCCTATAGTTATTCAATCAATGACTAATACTAAAACTGAAAATGTTGAAGAAACAGTAAAACAGATTAAGGACCTACAGGATAAAGGATGTCAAATTGTTAGGATTGCTGTTCCTACACTGGCTGCAGCTAAAAATATTGCACAGATTAAGAGTCAGGTAAATATTCCCTTAGTTGCTGATATTCATTTTGATTATAAACTAGCACTTGTGGCTATGGAAAATGGCATTGATAAAGTACGTATAAATCCTGGTAACATTGGCTCTAAAGAAAATATAATTAAGGTTGTCACCCTTGCCAAAGAAAAGGGTATCCCCATTAGAATAGGGATAAATGGTGGGTCACTGCCTAAAGATATCCTTGAAAAATATGATAATAGGCCATCGGCAGAAGCCATGGTTGATGCTGCTCTAAGAGAAGTTGCACTCTTAGAGGAACTAGATTTTAAAGACATATGTATTTCAATAAAATCATCTGATGTTCTAGAGACAATTAAAGGTTACACACTATTATCTGAAAAAGTGGATTATCCTCTGCACCTAGGTATAACAGAGGCAGGTCTTAAAGATGTTGGTACAGTTAAATCATCAATAGGTCTAGGAGTATTGTTATATAATGGGATAGGAGACACTATTAGAGTCTCTTTGACAGGAGATCCAACACAGGAAATTGATGTTGCATACAACATCTTAAAATCTTTGAAGCTTCCCATATCTATTCAAAGGTCAGAAGTCATTTCATGTCCTACCTGTGGTAGATGTGATGTTGGACTAGAAAACTTAGCAATCCAAGTAACTGAAAGACTGAAAGAGTTTAAAACACCTATAAAAGTTGCTGTCATGGGTTGCGTTGTTAACGGACCTGGTGAGGCTAAAGAATGTGATTATGGTATAGCAGGTGGCAAAGGGAAAGGTGTAATTTTTAAAAAAGGGAGCATACTAAAAACAGTTCCAGAAGAACATTTAGTAGAAGAGCTCTTTGCTATTGTTAAAGGTGACTTCCTTGACAAATAA
- a CDS encoding phosphatidate cytidylyltransferase, with translation MLTRIITALVGIPIVFITVMYGGVAFNTLLFLIMVLGFNEYLKIISIKNVFYNTTSAILALLLIFTELDVFLVILIAGIILSIYIRIMNFKNTQLKELGLLTWGFIYIHGVLYLLKEIRNLENGLILIFLLLLITWVTDSGAYFAGINFGKRKLSPAISPKKSIEGLVGGVLLAIISVLIFNYYFNLGNHITMVIFALSGSVISVFGDLFESSIKREYKIKDSGNILPGHGGILDRIDSLLFLIPLAYVFITYII, from the coding sequence ATGTTAACTAGAATTATAACAGCTTTGGTAGGTATACCCATCGTATTTATTACTGTCATGTATGGAGGGGTAGCGTTTAATACCCTTTTATTTTTGATTATGGTGTTGGGTTTTAACGAATACTTAAAAATAATATCAATTAAAAATGTCTTTTATAATACTACCTCAGCAATACTTGCATTGTTGTTGATATTTACTGAATTAGATGTATTCCTTGTTATTTTAATAGCAGGAATTATCCTGTCAATTTATATTCGAATAATGAATTTTAAAAATACACAGCTAAAAGAACTAGGTTTACTGACATGGGGTTTTATCTACATACATGGGGTATTATATCTTTTAAAAGAAATTAGAAACTTGGAAAATGGCTTAATTTTAATTTTTTTATTACTACTTATAACTTGGGTTACTGACTCAGGTGCATACTTTGCAGGAATAAATTTTGGCAAGAGAAAGCTTTCACCAGCTATTTCCCCTAAGAAATCAATTGAGGGCTTAGTGGGAGGAGTTTTACTTGCAATTATTAGTGTTCTGATTTTTAACTATTATTTCAATTTGGGTAATCATATTACAATGGTGATCTTTGCCCTCAGTGGAAGTGTCATTTCTGTATTTGGGGACCTTTTTGAATCATCCATAAAAAGGGAGTACAAAATAAAAGATTCTGGAAACATATTGCCAGGCCATGGTGGAATTTTAGATAGGATAGATAGTTTGCTGTTTTTGATTCCGTTGGCATATGTTTTTATAACCTACATAATATAA
- the frr gene encoding ribosome recycling factor has protein sequence MLNDIYTDVKDRMGKAVQSLKKDLASLRAGRANVSILDKVMPEYYGVPTPISQMATVSAPEARLLVIQPWDKTTIPDIEKAILKSDIGITPNNDGSVIRLNFPQLTQERRGELVKVIKKKGEEGRVAIRNIRRDGNDMVKELEKDNEISEDDSRRAQDEIQKITDTFIKEIDGIILKKEEEVMEV, from the coding sequence ATGCTTAACGATATTTATACTGATGTGAAAGATCGAATGGGTAAGGCTGTCCAATCACTGAAAAAAGATTTAGCATCCCTTAGGGCAGGAAGAGCAAATGTATCTATATTAGACAAAGTTATGCCTGAATACTACGGAGTACCAACTCCAATTTCTCAGATGGCAACGGTTTCAGCTCCAGAGGCTAGACTATTAGTTATACAGCCTTGGGACAAAACAACGATTCCCGACATAGAAAAAGCCATCTTAAAGTCTGATATCGGAATAACACCTAACAACGATGGATCAGTAATCAGACTTAATTTTCCTCAGTTAACCCAAGAAAGAAGAGGAGAACTTGTTAAAGTAATCAAGAAAAAAGGTGAAGAGGGAAGAGTTGCTATCAGAAATATTAGAAGAGATGGAAACGATATGGTAAAAGAGCTAGAAAAGGATAATGAAATCTCAGAAGATGATAGCAGAAGAGCACAAGATGAAATTCAAAAAATTACGGACACATTTATAAAAGAAATTGATGGTATAATCCTTAAAAAAGAAGAAGAAGTGATGGAAGTATAA
- a CDS encoding isoprenyl transferase encodes MFFRKDLIERVKKNGNIPKCIAIVMDGNGRWAQKRGLPRTAGHKMGVETVKKTTESCIKLGVKHLILYAFSTENWKRPKDEVDFLMKLPGEYFGEELNKIIENNVKITTIGDLSQLPSSTKETIEIAVERSENNTGLNLVFAINYGARQEILNATKRLFKTIKTEEINDITENDISKFIDSNLQNIPDPDLFIRPGGEVRISNFLLWQLAYSELFFISTLWPDFSEKHLCEAIDSFQNRERRYGGIKK; translated from the coding sequence ATGTTCTTTCGAAAAGATTTAATAGAAAGAGTGAAAAAAAACGGAAATATACCAAAATGCATTGCAATTGTAATGGATGGTAATGGTAGATGGGCACAAAAGCGTGGTTTGCCTCGTACAGCAGGACATAAAATGGGCGTTGAAACAGTAAAGAAAACAACTGAAAGTTGTATAAAACTTGGAGTAAAACACCTGATTTTATATGCTTTTTCCACAGAAAACTGGAAAAGACCTAAGGATGAAGTGGATTTCCTAATGAAGCTTCCTGGAGAATATTTTGGTGAAGAGCTTAATAAAATAATTGAAAACAATGTAAAAATAACTACAATAGGTGACCTATCACAACTTCCTTCATCAACAAAAGAGACCATAGAAATTGCTGTTGAAAGATCAGAAAATAATACTGGCCTAAATTTAGTATTTGCAATAAATTATGGTGCACGTCAGGAAATACTAAATGCAACTAAACGACTCTTCAAAACAATAAAAACCGAAGAAATTAACGATATAACAGAAAATGATATATCTAAATTTATAGACTCTAATCTCCAAAACATCCCAGACCCTGACCTGTTCATAAGGCCTGGCGGGGAAGTTAGAATTAGCAATTTCTTACTATGGCAGCTTGCCTACAGTGAGCTATTTTTCATTAGTACCCTTTGGCCTGATTTTTCTGAAAAACATCTTTGTGAAGCCATAGATAGTTTTCAAAATAGGGAACGTAGATATGGGGGCATAAAAAAATAA